The nucleotide window TGTAGAACTACTATAGATGCTTGGTCTAATCTTGAGGAAAGATTTGCTTCTATGTCCAAAACTGGTGTTAATCATCTAAAAAACTGAGTTACATACAATTAAGAAGGGTGGAGATTTAATGGATAAGTATCTTTTAAGGTTGAAGTGTATTAGAGATCAATTGATTGCAGCATGAGAGTTTCTTACAGATAATGATGCCATTATAGCTAGTTTGCCAAATGAATATGCGACTATAAGGATTGTGATATTGGCAAGGGATACTGCTATTTTGATGAAAGAGTTTTGGGCTTTACTACTCGGTGctaaaagagaaaatgaagtCAGTATTAATACCTTATCTCATGGCATGTCAGCATTGTATATGAATGGTGCATCATCTAGTTCTTCTGGTAGTTCTCAGTTTAGTAATGGTGCTTCAAGTTCTAACTTATCTGATGTGGAATCTAGTACTGGAGGTAGGATTATAGTTGTGCCTCAGGTTCCATATGGTTTTCAGCCACCTGGTTTTGCTTCTCAGCCACCTAATTTTACTTCTCAGCCACCTGGAATTGTTCCTTATTTCCCTGTTTCTAATTTTGGCTGTGGAACTGGTTTTGTTAGAAGTAATAACACTGAACTAGCATATAATCAATTATCTGgtggacaacaacaacaacaaaggccATACAATGGAGGTCAATAGAGGAATAATGGAGGATATAGATCAAATTACAGAGGTTGAGGATCTAATGGATACATGCAAAACAACAAATGGTCTGGAAATACCAAGTCAATGATAACTTTGCATCCTGAGTGTCAAATATGTCAAAGAAGAGGTCATGCAGCTTCAAATTGTTTCTTCTGAGCTTCTCAAACACCTAATACTGGATTCTTCACTGAGTGTCAGATATGTGGAAAACGTGGGCACACTGCCCTTGAGTGTTATCATAGGGGAAATTATGCATATCAACCTACTGGACCACTTATTTCCCAGGCACCAACATTCACTACATCCTCATCTATGCCTTCAATTTCTTTTGGTCCAATTCCTCAGCAACAAggtagttcttatgcatctgcTCCTTTCATGGAACATTATTCTCATCAAGTTCCAGGCTCTGCAATGTATACAACATATTCAAGTACATATGATCATGGTCAAGCTTCTCATCAAGGTTCTGATATGACTACTCAAAACAATCCTACTAATGTCTCTTCACAGAATTCTCAAACATGGATTCTTGATACTGGAGCATCCCATCATATGACCTCTGACATTGCACATTTGAACAATGTTATTCCCTTTGAAGGTGCAGAAACAATAAAATTGGGAATGGTCAAGGATTGTTGATTAATAACATTGGCAATACTATGATAAAAACCCCATTCAGTTCTTTAATACTGAAACAAGTGTTACATGTTCATTCAATAGCAATTAATCTTTTATCAGTTACTCAACTATGTAAAGATAATAAATGTTGGTTTATTTGTGATGACACAATGTTCTTTGTCCAGGACAAGGCAACAAAGCAAATCTTGTACCAAGGAAGAATTAAGCCTGGAGAATTATTTCAGATCCATGCATCAACTTTTTCATCTTCAACAACTTTTATTGGACAGTTGGTGAAATATTCAGTGTGACATCACAAATTGGGGCATCCAACAAATGAAGTATTATCTGTTATGTTAGCTAAGTCACAAATATCTCATGCTATAAATGATGTGCATAGGATGTGTATTGCTTGTATTCGTGGGAAAATAGCTAAGAAACCTTTTTCTAATGACTCTGTGAGATGTATTGTTCCTTTTGATAGAGTTCATATGGATGTTTAAGGGCCAACATCTATTAGATCAATTGAGGGATATAGGTTTATGTTACCTTTGTGGATGATTGTACTCAACATGTATAGATTTTTTCACTATTTAATAAATCTGAAGTTTTTCCAACTTTTATAATTTTGTTGAGATACAATTTGGTATTAAGATCAAAAGTATGCAATCTGATGGGGGTGGTGAGTTTATCAGTAAAGTGTTTAAGGAATTTGTTGCTTCAAAAGGAATGGTTCACAGAATTTCTTATCCCTAcacacctcaacaaaatggtttaGTTGAGAGGAAGTATAGACATATAATTGAAACTGCTATAACCTTAATGAATGCTGTTGGGTTACCTCAAGAATTTTGGTACTATGCTTGTGCTCATGCAATGTATTTGATCAATAGAATGCCAACTAGAACTTTGCAAATATTTTCCCCTTATTATGCATTGTTTAATAAACCACCACAGTTGCATGATCTCAAGATCTTTAGGTCAGCAGCCTATCTATATTTGAGGCATTGCAATGATTCCAAACTTCAACCTAGAACATCTGTGAGTTTATTTCTTGGTTATGCCTCTGGTTATAAGGATGTTATTTGTTACAATTTGGAATAAAAAAGGTTGGTCATTTCCAAACATGTTTTACATGATGCATCTATTTTTCCAGCCAAAATTGGTAGCTATAAGATCACATAAAGGATAAGTAAGGTATCAACAGTGCCCAACTCTCTAATTGTAGTCAATGTTACTTATGTTTCCAGAACACATCAAACCTTGCCAACTGAAACACAGTCTATAAGTCACATTCCTATTTCAGTACATGAATCTCGGAGTGGTTTAGGCTCAACTTCCAGTTCTTCATGTAGACGGTTTACACAAGCTCCAATGTATAATTCTTCTGAGAATGGTAATGGTGCTACACCAAATCAACAAGTGACAGAACATTCACAGGGATCTGAAACCTCGAATTCTCAGGCTCCTTCTCAAGGTCAAGATCAAATTCAACCTTTGTTGCATGTCTTCAATCCTGACCAGCTACATGCAATCATTCCATTCACTTTTAGTGCTTCTTTAGTCTCTGATTTTATTCAAGAACCAATCTGAATTAATTCACACCTTATGCAAACAAGGTTAAAGACAaggtttattgaaagaaaaaattatgCTGCTTATCTTGCTTCCATTTCAGAACTTCAGTGATTACACATTGAGGATACTTGTGATAAtgattttgttggattttcATTCATTGCTGATATTCATGATTGTGATGAACCAAAAACATTTCGAGCTATGACATCCAATTCTAAATGGCAATAGGCAATGCAAGAAGAGTTTGATGCATTAAAAAATCAAGGGACTTGAAACCTTGTCCCTCCACCATCCAATCGATCCATAATTGGCAACAAGTGGGTGTATAAGATAAAGAGGAGTCCTGATGGAAGTGTAGCACGATATAAGGCAAGATTGGTAGCTCAGGGATTCACTCAAGAGCATGGTATTGATTACTCAGAAACATTTAGTCCACTAGTTCTCCATACCACAGTTAGATTGATATTGGCTTTGACAACCTATCACAAATGGGATCTAGGACAACTGGATATAAAGAATGCTTTTTCTACACGGAGAGCTTCAAGAAAAGATTTATATGAAGCAACCACATGGTTTTATCGATTCAAAGTATCTTAATTATGTCTGCAAGTTGGTTAAGTCGTTTTATGGGCTTAAACAAGCTCCAAGGGCCTGAAATGCAAAATTTACTAGAGTTTTGCCATCTGTTGGTTTCACCATGTCCCAATTTGATACAAGCTTGTTCATTAAGCATGATGGTGAGGATATTATCATCTTACTACTGCATGTAGATGATATAATTCTAACTGGTTCAAATAAAGCAAATGTGCAGTCAATCATTACTCAGCTTAAAGAACTGTTTGATCTAAAAGACATGGGGATATTGACATATTTTCTAGGACTCCACATTCAATATAAATTAGATGGTAGTTTGTTTATAAATCAGTCAAAGTATGCCAGGGAATTGATTGATAAGGCATAATTGAGCTAATGTAAACCCAccccaacaccatcaaggcctCATACCCAATTACTTGTCATAGAAGAAACACATATGGAGGATCTAACTTTATACAGAAGTATAGTAGGAGCACTACAATATTTGACATTTACCAGGCTCGATATATCATATGATGTGAATGTTGTATGTCAGTATATGACTGAGCCAACTAATGCACATTTCTTTTTGGTAAAAAGAATCCTTCGATATTTGCAGGGTACACTAGATTATGGAATCACCTACATACCATCTCAAGACATCAATATTTCAGCATTCTCTGATACTGattgtgtaacatcccacattgcccaggggagtggatcctgtaagccttatatgtatatttccatctctacccagcacgaggccttttgggagctcactaactttgggttccatcggaactccaaagttaagcgagttcgcatgagagcaatcccatgatgggtgacccactgagaagttctcgtgtgagttcctagaaacaaaatcgtgagggcgtggttgaaGCCAAAAacagataatatcgtgctacggtggagttgagcTTGGGAGGATGTAGGGGCttgggccgagatgtgacaatttggtattagagccaatccctggccggaagtgtgccgatgaagacgtcgggcccttaagggggggtggaatgtaacatcccatattgcctaggggagtggatcctgtaaggtttatatgtatattcctatctctacctagcacgaggccttttgggagctcactggcttcaggttccatcggaactccgaagttaagcaagttcacgcgagagcaatcccataatggatgacccattgggaagttctcgtgtgagttccctgaaacaaaaccgtgagggcgtggtcggggcccaaagcagacaatattgtgctatagTGGAAttgagcctgggatgtggtggggaccTGGGCAGGGATGTGACAGATTGGGCTGCAGATATCAATACAAGGAGATCTATTTCAGGGTATGTAGTATATGTTGGCAGCAATCCCATTTCATGGTAATCGAAGAAACAAGCTTCAGCTTCGAGAGGCTCAACTGAAGCTGAGTATAAGGTTTTGGCTCATTGCACTGCTGATGTTTGTTGGATCAGATCAATTCTAAAAGACTTGCACCATGTACTGACTTGTCCTCCAGCCTTGCATTGTGATAATTTGTCTACCTTGGCACTATCCTCCAATCCAGTTTTTCACTCTCGCATTAAACACCTTGGCACTGACTATCACTTTGTCAGGGAAAGGGTTCAAAAGAGATATATAACAGTGGATTATGTTCCAACAGAGTCTCAAGTTGCTGATATACTTATTAAGGGATTGCATAGTCCTCTATTCATTAAGCACTGTCACAATCTTAGATTAGGGAATCCCGGCTGAGATTGAGAGGGAGTAATAACAGGTGTCAACAGTCTATTGGTGTATATGGAGAGATAAGTTATTACAGTAGAAATGGTTGTATTGGATAAGCCACATAGGCAAGTTAGTTAGGATTGTTCTATATGTACCGTTGTTTTAGCACTATGTGCAATTAATGTAAAAACCATTCAATTTTGTTGTTCTCTCTCTAACTTCTCTCTAGCGTTTTCTATCTCTTTCTCTGaattcttcatcaatcctttCTCTGTGTTCATCAATGGTGTTCATTGATTCCTCTCACTCAATATTGTTATCAATACTTGGCCAACTGCTCACTTAGCTAGAAGTGAACCATTATGGAATCTGTGGTCTGATTGTAGGTTTTCTCTGGTCTTGTTCTTGCCATGGGATTAAGGTTTTCCTTGccattcaatttttgttttggcAAATTGCCATAATAATCATTTCTCAAATCTCAATTATGATTAGTTTTCAATATACTTGTCACCTGATTGTTATGTCATGAATCTTCAATCGTTGTATCATCAATACTTAATGGGAATGTCGTTAAAATTTAATGTTTGATCATTTCAacaattgaaatttaatttatgaaaattattttaattttttatatttcagGTCTAGGGTGGGATTAAAGGCACTTTTAGAAAGGAAACTTCCTCATTAAGGTTGCTAAAAACCTTATGGTGGTAAACTAAGGCAGCAATGCAAGAGGATGGATGCAATAAAATTTAGGGCATTCACTACTCAGTTAGAAAGATAATACAACTCTCAGAAATATATGTTTTACACTAATAAACAGCAAGCATGCATCACAAGTTAGAATGACATTTTTAAGGAAACTTCATAGTATGAGGGAAAttttattgaacaaaaaaaGTTACACTGAAAGCTGAATGGGTTTTGAAGAACCAAACATTTCATGGATAAAATAATGACTTAAGCCTGACGTCCCTTCCTTCCCTTTCTGCCTCTTAGCTGTCTCTTCCTGCTAAATGTCTGCACAAACCATTCATGCTTCTTGTTTGCCAAAGTGTTCCCAGAAATCACTCCAACTATTAGTCCACTAATGACTCCTGGCAGAACCACGTACCAATCAAACTCAAATCGAAATCCCGAATCTTCTCCTTCAAAGATTGATGATGGTGGTAGCTTTGTGCTCTTCGAATCCTTGCATTTATTTGACAAGGGCTTTCCACACAAGCCCAAGTTTTCTTGGTATGAATCTTCTAGGAATGTACCAAATTGTTGGCCGAGTGGTATAGGCCCCCATAGCCGGTTGTGGGATACGTTGAAATATGCAAGAAAATTGAGTCGTACCAAATTGCTGGGGATCCTTCCTGAGAGCTGGTTTTCAGAGAGATCCAATGATTCAAGAGATGTCAAGTTCCCTAGAGATGAGGGAATGAGACCAGTGAGAATGTTGTTGGAGAGGTTCAGCAAATGAAGCCCTGTTAGATTCCCAATGACACCAGGAATCTCACCTTCAAATCTATTACTTGAAAGATCTATGAGTCTCAAAAGATAAGGTGTCTCCAAATATTTTAACTCAACACCTTTTGCATTAATCGTCATCGAGTACGGTAATATATAATAGATATCACTTGAGCCTCGGGTTGAAGAGACTTCAAAATAAGTTTGATTGGTCTCGTTAACAAGCTTCATGAAATTCCAGTTCTGTAAGTAAATAGAGGGCAACATACCGGAAAAACCATTGTTTGATAGATCAATGATGCACAAGTTTGGGAACTCATGGTTTGTCGGAGGCTTCCCAATCTCTCCATGAAATCTATTAGACCGCAAAAGAAGAGCCCTTAATACTGGAAGTGACCCTAACCAGGATGGGAAGATGTCGTTAATGTGATTATTTCCAAGGTTGAGAAACTCTAACTGAATGCAATTGGCCATTGATCTTGGCAGCTTCCCTTGCAACTTGTTGTAACTCAAATCAACCTTTCTCAAACTATTTCTGTTTGCACATATTTGAGGAATATTGCCGTGAAAAGAGTTGTTGGGCAGGTGCAATATTTCCATAGCACTGGAGTTCCCCAAACATTGTGGAAGTATGCCTTTCAGGTTGTTGTTGGACAAACCAAGAAGCCGGAGATAATTCAAGTTGCAGAACAACGGTGAAATTTCTCCAGTATAATTATTGTTTCCAGCGTCAAAACTTACGATTGATTGTGGTAGAACTGGCAGTGATCCTTCTAACCTGTTATATTCAATATTAAAGTACTTCATATTTTTCCATGGAAGAATATTGAGCGAGTTTTGGTCAAATCCtgttaggaagttataggagaGGTCGAGATTCACCAAATTTTCTCTAGTTGCATTCCAGAACCATTTTGGTATTTGGCCATGAATTTTGTTAGCAGAAAGGTGTAGATCAAACAATTCGTGCTGATTCTTTAAAAACTCAGGAAACTCTGTTAAGTTGCAGGAATCCAACCACAGAAGTTTAAACATTGGAAGAGTAGCATTCAAATCGGGTTTTATCAGCAGAGATAACTGGTTGCCTAATAATCGAAGTGAAGCTAAGCTTCGGAGCTTAGAAAACTGATCAAACTCAACTATTCCATTCAACTTATTGGAGGAAAGGGCAAGATAAGTCAATTGGGTTAAATTCATAATACAAGATGAGATTTCACCACTTATATCATTAAAGCTCAAGTCTAGATATGCAAGTTGCGTTAGGTTAGCCACGAAGTATGGAAAATTTCCCCATAAGTTGGAATATGCAAGCCCCAAGACATGAAGTTTCATTAGCTTTCCGATCCAAGACCATGAATCCGGAACTAATTGGCTTGTTTTGTTGGAATAAGTATGGTCAATGTCGTAGAATGAAGAAATGTCAAGGTAAGTGAGCTGTGTAAGGTTTCTGAGGGAAGATGGAACACGGGGATAAAAATTGCAAAATGAGATGCTCAAAGTGTTTAAGGAATGAAGGTTTCCGATAGAAT belongs to Malus sylvestris chromosome 17, drMalSylv7.2, whole genome shotgun sequence and includes:
- the LOC126611766 gene encoding putative receptor like protein 25, producing the protein MTINAKGVELKYLETPYLLRLIDLSSNRFEGEIPGVIGNLTGLHLLNLSNNILTGLIPSSLGNLTSLESLDLSENQLSGRIPSNLVRLNFLAYFNVSHNRLWGPIPLGQQFGTFLEDSYQENLGLCGKPLSNKCKDSKSTKLPPSSIFEGEDSGFRFEFDWYVVLPGVISGLIVGVISGNTLANKKHEWFVQTFSRKRQLRGRKGRKGRQA
- the LOC126611767 gene encoding receptor-like protein 6, which codes for MGLRSSWRFNVFSFQCFIFMLLNITQYCFCFLLVQTQTIAHDDECSALLQFKGSFTIRKSASDELFAYPKTGSWMREGDQNRSNCCLWDGVECHEESRHVIGLDLRSSFLYGSINSNSSLFQLVHLQRLDLTDNDFNFSPIPSRLGHHLTCLTYLNLSYSVFSGQIPIEISKLSKLSTLDLSSNNDLELKRTNLRSLIQNFTSIKELDLSDVGIHSTVPDILRNATSLTVLSLRTCQLYGEFPIGIFQPPNLEVLDLYENFNLAGYIPTFNKTNSFKVLDVVETSFYGQLPNSIGNLHSLNTLSISFCNFYPRVPSSLRNLTQLTYLDISSFYDIDHTYSNKTSQLVPDSWSWIGKLMKLHVLGLAYSNLWGNFPYFVANLTQLAYLDLSFNDISGEISSCIMNLTQLTYLALSSNKLNGIVEFDQFSKLRSLASLRLLGNQLSLLIKPDLNATLPMFKLLWLDSCNLTEFPEFLKNQHELFDLHLSANKIHGQIPKWFWNATRENLVNLDLSYNFLTGFDQNSLNILPWKNMKYFNIEYNRLEGSLPVLPQSIVSFDAGNNNYTGEISPLFCNLNYLRLLGLSNNNLKGILPQCLGNSSAMEILHLPNNSFHGNIPQICANRNSLRKVDLSYNKLQGKLPRSMANCIQLEFLNLGNNHINDIFPSWLGSLPVLRALLLRSNRFHGEIGKPPTNHEFPNLCIIDLSNNGFSAC